In a single window of the Coffea eugenioides isolate CCC68of chromosome 3, Ceug_1.0, whole genome shotgun sequence genome:
- the LOC113765711 gene encoding LRR receptor-like serine/threonine-protein kinase ERECTA isoform X7, whose amino-acid sequence MELSSSNMKYICMLKGELQMILNLREIGPRINKPVALLLSIDLRGNRLSGQIPDEIGDCSALTSLDFSFNELYGDIPFSISKLKQLEFLILKNNQLIGPIPSTLSQIPNLKKLYHSSDLAQNSLSGEIPRLIYWNEVLQYLGLRGNKLVGTLSPNMCQLTGLWYFCLFSDVRNNSLTGSIPENIGNCTAFQVLDLSYNQLTGEIPFNIGFLQVDTLCRRSSSFM is encoded by the exons ATGGAATTATCCTCAAGCAATATGAAATATATTTGCATGCTGAAAGGCGAATTGCAAATGATCCTCAATCTTAG GGAGATTGGACCCCGAATAAACAAGCCTGTAGCTTTACTGCTCTCAAT TGATCTAAGGGGAAATCGTCTTTCTGGACAAATCCCAGACGAGATTGGTGATTGTTCTGCTTTGACAAGCTT GGATTTTTCCTTCAACGAGCTGTATGGGGATATTCCCTTTTCAATCTCCAAGCTGAAACAACTAGAATTCTT GATCTTGAAAAATAATCAGTTGATTGGTCCAATTCCTTCTACACTATCTCAGATTCCTAACTtgaaa AAACTGTACCATTCCAGTGACTTGGCACAAAATAGTTTGAGCGGAGAAATACCAAGACTCATATATTGGAATGAAGTACTGCAATATTT GGGTTTGCGTGGGAACAAGTTGGTTGGAACTCTCTCACCAAATATGTGTCAGCTCACGGGCCTGTGGTACTT TTGTCTGTTCAGTGATGTCCGAAACAACAGCTTGACTGGTTCTATTCCAGAGAATATTGGAAATTGTACAGCCTTCCAGGTTTT GGATTTGTCGTATAATCAGTTGACTGGTGA